The genomic window ACCTTGCGCCGCAGCGACTGTACATCGATGGGGGGCAGCAAGTGGCTCCCCGGGACCACGCGCAGTGGACCATTGCTGTCATCCACCGCATCCAGCGCGGTCCACACGCCCATGTAGCGCTCGCCCGGGGACGTGCAGAACACCGGCGTATCGCGGTGCAACGACTGTTCCGATCCGCGCTCGTAGTAGAGGCTGGTGTAGAGCGTGGTGGGTTCGCCGAGGAAGCGATCGCAGACGTCTATGGCCGGATTGTCGGTGAGCAGGCGGGTCATCGCATCCACCGCCAGATGCAGGTTGACGACCCGATACATGCGCTTGTGATCATCCAGGTTGCGCGACACCGCCTTTGGATTGCGCTGCTTGAAGCGCGCGATGCGCTCGTTGATGTCCTGGACCAGTGCGGGTGCGATAGCCTGGCGCACCACCACGAAACCATCGCGCATCAGCGCATTGTATGCATCCATTGGAGTGTTCCTTCCCTAAACGACGAGTATAGCCATGCATGGCGGGACGTCAGCCCGCCACCTTGCCCCACACCTTGCCGGCGGTCAGCCACAGGCCCAGCATGCTGCCGAGGTTGGTCAGCATGAAGGTCAGCACCACCCGGGTGACGCGGTTGCGATACCAGCCCTTCAGGCTCTGCGCATCGTCGCGCAGCTTCAGGAAATCCTCGTACGCGGGCTTGCGCAGGCGGGCTTCCACCAGCGCCGAGAACGCGCCGGTCGGAATGCTCAGGCGGAACGGCTTGAACGGCGCCACCGCGATGGCGGTAAGGATGCTCAGCGGATGGCTGCCGGCCAGCAGGCAGCCCAGCCCGGCGAGACCGCCGGTGTACATCGCCCAGGTTGCCAGCAGTTCGGTGCCCACGCCCAGCCCGCCACGATAGAAGCCAACGGCGATGCCGGTGATCACGATGGCCAGGATGCCCAGCGTGAACCAGGGGATGTTGCGCTTCTTCGGCACCGCCTCCAGCTGCTCACGCAGCGGGGCAGGGGCCTCGGTATCGGTT from Stenotrophomonas sp. 704A1 includes these protein-coding regions:
- a CDS encoding phytanoyl-CoA dioxygenase family protein gives rise to the protein MDAYNALMRDGFVVVRQAIAPALVQDINERIARFKQRNPKAVSRNLDDHKRMYRVVNLHLAVDAMTRLLTDNPAIDVCDRFLGEPTTLYTSLYYERGSEQSLHRDTPVFCTSPGERYMGVWTALDAVDDSNGPLRVVPGSHLLPPIDVQSLRRKVFGDGPVSAMSPEGWTAYQDEVARQCEDAGLQPQAVHVQPGDVIVWHPQLFHGGAPHPSSGTRRSVVMHVTPKSMPVGHMDVFYGQTPPLAKAPWRYYRRGQREIARFGQVDFGHEYTRRTWFLRKA